A stretch of Pseudoprevotella muciniphila DNA encodes these proteins:
- the rpmA gene encoding 50S ribosomal protein L27, producing MAHKKGVGSSKNGRESHSKRLGVKIFGGQACVAGNIIVRQRGTVHYPGTNVSMGKDNTLYALVDGIVKFRRGNRDRSVVSVEPKAEA from the coding sequence ATGGCTCATAAAAAAGGTGTCGGCAGTTCAAAGAACGGACGCGAATCACACAGCAAAAGATTAGGCGTTAAGATTTTTGGCGGACAGGCTTGTGTAGCAGGCAACATCATCGTGCGCCAGCGTGGTACCGTACACTATCCCGGTACAAACGTTAGTATGGGTAAGGACAACACACTCTATGCCCTCGTTGATGGCATCGTGAAGTTCCGCCGTGGCAACCGCGACCGCAGCGTCGTATCGGTTGAACCAAAAGCAGAAGCATAA